The Faecalibacterium sp. I3-3-33 DNA window GGATCATGCCGCCCGCAATGATACCGGCGGACTTGTAGCCCTCGATCTCGGTCACCTCCACCTCGGGGATGAGGGTGGTCTCGTCCTCCTTATCCCGCAGCAGACCCGCGATATCGGTCATGGACACCAGCTTTTCCGCCTTGAGGGCAATGGCGATCTGCGCCGCGGCAGTATCCGCGTTGACGTTGTACGCCTGCCCAAGGTCGTCCATGCCCACGGTGGCGATCACCGGGATAAAGCCGCCGTCCAGCAGGCTTTCGATCAGGGTCGCATCCACATGGACGATCTCGCCCACATGACCCAGCTGGGGGTCCAGCTCGGTGCAGCGGAGCATCTGACCATCCATGCCGCACAGACCCACGCCGCGCCCGCGCAGCTTTGCCACAAGGTCTTTGTTCACCTTACCGGCCAGCACCTGCTGCACGATCTCCATGGTGGCATCGTCCGTCACCCGCAGACCGTTTGCAAAGTGGCTTTCCACGCCCACCTTTTTCAGCATCTCGTTGATGGCAGGCCCGCCGCCGTGCACCAATACCACCCGCACGCCCAGCAGCGTCAGGGTGACAAGGTCGTTCATCACGGCGTTTTTCAGCGTCTCGTTGATCATGGCGTTGCCGCCGTACTTGATGACCATGGTTCTGCCATGGTATTTCTGGATATAAGGGGTGGCCTCCGAAAAAAGCCGCGCCATTTCTTCGTTTTTCATCTGTTCCGCGCTCCTGTCAGGTTCTGTAATCGCCGTTGATCTTCACATAGTCGTAGGTCAGATCG harbors:
- the argB gene encoding acetylglutamate kinase codes for the protein MKNEEMARLFSEATPYIQKYHGRTMVIKYGGNAMINETLKNAVMNDLVTLTLLGVRVVLVHGGGPAINEMLKKVGVESHFANGLRVTDDATMEIVQQVLAGKVNKDLVAKLRGRGVGLCGMDGQMLRCTELDPQLGHVGEIVHVDATLIESLLDGGFIPVIATVGMDDLGQAYNVNADTAAAQIAIALKAEKLVSMTDIAGLLRDKEDETTLIPEVEVTEIEGYKSAGIIAGGMIPKIGGMADAIYQGVHEAVIIDGRVPHSILLELFSDRGSGTRFYRRSHRE